The Carassius carassius chromosome 9, fCarCar2.1, whole genome shotgun sequence genome includes a region encoding these proteins:
- the LOC132148716 gene encoding uncharacterized protein LOC132148716 — protein sequence MSGRINGVQAKLKAECPVSLYVHCSNHALDLVLQEEAREVRLIADTLNFVQGVSVVISESAKRKQLFRSLFGSEDVVCNLLGLCPTRWCIRSTAISRFISAYATLLETLKTLERDKSVRAEIRSKISRLCTQAKQARTYFGLVCSQALFEPSEAVARSLQSETSTARAALECVTVLQQHMQRLRGDDSFKELMDKVNTAARCNNLKMPNPPRLRKTPARIRNTSEPEALVCKSGEAQWRPAPSERSFSALRRLKTWTRSTTSQKRLTHLALMHIHSDILDRLDIPSLVRSFISNTPERKAMFVTPKNITDSNSGYKKLCFYKNIADSDSFSAQAKVVESFDDCKGFFYKDTEPEGIDQNAKKICQKLEYDQYYYATLYSVHHRIPLYSAYTFDPECSSTAGRTENWHIEPQICQNESRTEHMVRERDSDENIIKKYQAISSDYRDSGYDHGLLNPNSFQCNEGRIATFTLTNTAPIDESFNRIHWKNWESALRSFLRSKLDSHGGSATVYIVTGTVPDDDVQIPHKRTSEDPERVTVPSHIWTAICYKHHHNDTKSFSFSYIGKNQPEGGIRLMRVSDLNDKLSSLYSKLLKTHHSIKIFVGNCFDDSKKFNEVQVVFDKLINLNQVDQMATDVQNMSHTQKRVVRSSQHSHLTVGGSWCRYDHPCNTYDNNYYWCWIGYGFFFDSWDYCSPPLVGSRAKNGEYCRSNYACSTYGSDYKWCYTQSNNNDMCCTSDDCFSAVKDKTCWSNHLCGYHGYDYLWCYTDDEANWEYCCKDCGQ from the exons ATGTCTGGCCGTATAAATGGTGTTCaggcaaagctaaaagcagaGTGTCCAGTGTCCCTATATGTGCATTGCAGTAACCATGCTTTGGACCTCGTTCTGCAAGAGGAAGCAAGGGAAGTGAGACTCATTGCAGACACGTTGAATTTTGTTCAGGGAGTGTCTGTTGTCATTTCAGAATCAGCCAAACGTAAACAGTTGTTCAGGTCTCTGTTTGGCTCTGAAGATGTGGTGTGCAATCTTCTGGGGCTTTGCCCAACCCGATGGTGCATCCGCAGCACTGCGATTTCAAGATTCATCTCTGCATATGCTACACTACTGGAGACCCTAAAGACTCTGGAGCGAGACAAGTCAGTTAGGGCTGAGATTCGGTCTAAGATATCCAGATTGTGCACACAAGCTAAACAAGCAAGGACATATTTTGGATTAGTGTGCAGCCAGGCACTTTTTGAGCCTTCTGAGGCAGTGGCCCGAAGTCTGCAGAGTGAAACATCAACTGCACGCGCAGCCCTTGAGTGTGTCACAGTCCTCCAGCAACATATGCAGAGACTTCGGGGGGATGACTCTTTCAAAGAGCTGATGGATAAGGTTAACACCGCTGCAAGATGCAACAATTTGAAAATGCCAAATCCCCCCAGATTGAGGAAAACCCCAGCTCGCATCCGCAACACTTCAGAACCAGAGGCTCTGGTGTGCAAATCTGGAGAAGCACAGTGGCGAC CTGCTCCATCAGAAAGATCATTCTCAGCTCTCAGACGCCTGAAAACCTGGACCCGAAGTACCACAAGCCAGAAGAGGTTGACACATCTGGCGCTAATGCACATACATAGTGACATTCTGGATAGGCTGGATATACCATCTCTTGTTCGGAGCTTCATCAGCAACACACCTGAACGCAAGGCCATGTTTG TCACACCCAAAAACATCACCGACTCCAACAGTGGATATAAGAAGCTGTGCTTCTACAAGAACATTGCTGACTCTGACT CATTCAGTGCTCAGGCAAAAGTGGTCGAAAGCTTTGATGACTGTAAAGGATTCTTCTACAAAGACACAGAACCAGAAGGAATCGATCAGAATGCCAAGAAAATTTGTCAGAAGCTTGAATATGATCAATACTATTACGCTACTCTGTACTCAGTTCATCACAGGATCCCTCTCTACAGCGCCTACACATTTGACCCTGAATGCTCAAGTACTGCTGGAAGGACAGAAAACTGGCACATCGAGCCACAG ATTTGCCAAAATGAATCCAGAACTGAACATATGGTCCGTGAGAGGGACTCTgatgaaaacattattaaaaaatatcaagCCATCAGCAGTGACTACAGAGACTCTGGATATGATCATGGACTCCTGAACCCCAACAGCTTCCAATGCAACGAAGGTCGTATCGCAACGTTCACACTGACCAACACTGCACCTATAGACGAGTCTTTCAACCGTATCCACTGGAAGAACTGGGAGAGTGCACTGAGGAGTTTCTTAAGAAGCAAGCTTGACAGTCATGGTGGTTCTGCAACAGTCTACATTGTCACAGGTACAGTACCTGATGACGATGTACAAATACCACACAAGAGAACCTCTGAAGACCCAGAAAGAGTGACTGTGCCCTCTCACATCTGGACAGCCATCTGTTATAAACACCACCACAATGACACAAAGTCTTTTTCCTTCAGCTACATTGGGAAAAACCAACCAGAAGGTGGCATACGCCTGATGAGAGTCTCAGACCTGAATGATAAGCTCAGCAGTCTCTATAGTAAACTGTTAAAAACTCATCACTCAATTAAGATTTTTGTTGGTAATTGTTTTGATGACAGTAAAAAATTTAATGAGGTCCAGGTTGTGTTTGACAAATTAATAAATCTGAACCAAGTAGACCAGATGGCCACAGATGTGCAGAACATGTCTCACACGCAGAAAAGGGTTGTCAGAAGTTCCCAGCACTCACACCTCACAGTTGGAGGGTCCTGGTGCAGGTATGATCACCCCTGTAACACATACGATAACAACTACTACTGGTGCTGGATCGGTTATGGTTTCTTTTTCGACAGCTGGGACTACTGCAGCCCTCCACTGGTGGGAAGTAGAGCTAAAAATGGGGAGTACTGCCGTAGCAACTATGCCTGTTCCACATATGGTTCAGATTATAAGTGGTGCTACACACAAAGCAACAATAATGATATGTGCTGTACTTCTGATGACTGCTTCTCAGCTGTAAAGGACAAGACCTGCTGGTCTAATCACCTATGTGGATACCATGGCTATGATTACCTGTGGTGCTATACTGATGATGAAGCCAACTGGGAATACTGTTGCAAAGATTGTGGTCAGTAG